A single genomic interval of Oryza sativa Japonica Group chromosome 7, ASM3414082v1 harbors:
- the LOC4343801 gene encoding uncharacterized protein, which produces MASRTLSVSSLASAFASIPRPRPPPPPPSRIRASPLSTAAAAASDGDAADGVDTVEQLLVTKPPASSSSSSAGRGRIDRLMKLQRRADGDFPPGGAGRRWFPYLDAFRAAGGVELTSREVLEVLEPHIMEARRERIRRAVENRSYSVCLVVEGLSDFGNVSAAFRSADALGVQSVHVISCDNNKRYRDNRHVSMGAEKWLDIELWSSTAECFDALKKRGYRIATTYLGNDSVCVYDMDWSQPTAIVVGNELMGISDDALKLSDLHCSVPMKGMVDSFNVSVAAGILMHHAVCDRISRIGHHGDLLPEESRILLAEFYLRHRQSTAGIVHEYAKRKAGNFMAKL; this is translated from the exons ATGGCTTCCAGGACGCTCTccgtctcctccctcgcctccgcctTCGCCTCCATCCCCCGCCCCAggccccctcctccgcctccatctcgcatccgcgcctcccctctctccaccgccgccgccgccgccagtgacggcgacgccgccgacggGGTCGACACCGTGGAGCAGCTCCTCGTTACGAAgccccccgcctcctcctcctcctcctccgcgggaAGGGGCCGGATCGACCGGCTCATGAAGCTGCAGCGTCGCGCGGACGGGGACTTCCCCCCCGGCGGGGCGGGGCGGAGGTGGTTCCCTTACCTGGACGCGTTCCGGGCGGCGGGGGGCGTGGAGCTGACTAGCCGGGAGGTGCTGGAGGTGCTGGAGCCGCACATCATGGAGGCGCGGCGGGAGCGGATCCGCCGCGCCGTCGAGAACCGGAGCTACTCCGTTTGCCTCGTCGTGGAGGGGCTCTCTGACTTCGGGAACGTCTCCGCGGCGTTCCGGTCCGCCGACGCGCTAGGCGTGCAGTCCGTGCACGTCATCTCCTGCGACAACAACAAAAG GTATAGAGACAATAGGCATGTGAGCATGGGTGCTGAGAAATGGCTTGATATCGAATTATGGAGCTCAACTGCAGAATGCTTTGATGCTTTAAAAAAGCGTGGTTATCGCATTGCAACTACTTATTTGGGAAATGATTCG GTTTGTGTGTACGACATGGATTGGTCGCAACCTACCGCTATTGTTGTGGGCAATGAACTTAT GGGCATAAGTGATGATGCTTTAAAGTTGTCAGACTTGCACTGCAGTGTTCCTATGAAAGGCATGGTGGATTCTTTTAATGTATCTGTTGCAGCTGGAATCCTTATGCACCATGCTGTCTGTGATCGAATTTCCCGCATC gGTCATCATGGTGATCTCTTGCCTGAAGAAAGTAGAATATTGCTTGCGGAGTTTTATTTGCGCCACAGACAGAGCACAGCTGGCATAGTTCACGAATATGCCAAAAGAAAGGCAGGAAACTTCATGGCCAAACTTTGA
- the LOC4343800 gene encoding NADPH HC-toxin reductase 1 isoform X1: protein MVSCRVCVTGASGYIATCLVKKLLERGCIVHGTLRNLGDEKKAAPLRELPGAAERLVLFEADMYDADTFEPAIAGCEFVFLLATPFQHEPSSKYKNTAEAAVDAMRIILKQCERSKTVKRVIHTASVTAASPLREDGGEGYKDFINESCWTPLGQSHPYSSDMSAINQVYASSKTLSEKALLRYNESESRAFEVVTLACALVGGDADTTRLYHLLSVPAIVAPLIGQESYHGGLKYLQALLGSVPLAHIDDVCDAHVFCMEQPSIAGRFLCAAGYPNMKDFVDHFSAKYPEITIKLREVVGEGVRVGADTNKLTDLGFRYKYGVEETLEGSVECAKRMGLL from the exons ATGGTAAGCTGCAGGGTGTGTGTCACCGGGGCCAGCGGCTACATCGCGACCTGCCTCGTCAAGAAGCTCTTGGAACGAGGCTGCATCGTCCATGGAACATTGAGAAATCTTG GAGATGAGAAGAAGGCGGCGCCGTTGAGAGAGCtccccggcgcggcggagcggctggTGCTGTTCGAGGCGGACATGTACGACGCCGACACCTTCGAGCCGGCCATCGCCGGCTGCGagttcgtcttcctcctcgccacccCGTTTCAGCATGAACCCAGCAGCAAG TACAAGAACACCGCCGAGGCGGCCGTGGACGCGATGCGCATCATCTTGAAGCAATGCGAGCGATCAAAGACGGTGAAGCGCGTCATCCACActgcctccgtcaccgccgcctcgccgctccgggaggacggcggcgaggggtaCAAGGACTTCATCAACGAGTCCTGCTGGACTCCACTCGGCCAGTCTCACCCATACAGCAGCGACATGTCGGCTATAAATCAA GTTTACGCATCATCCAAAACGCTATCCGAAAAGGCGCTGCTGAGGTACAACGAGTCCGAGAGCAGGGCGTTCGAGGTGGTCACCCTGGCGTGcgcgctcgtcggcggcgacgccgacacCACCCGGCTCTACCACCTGCTCAGCGTCCCGGCGATCGTGGCGCCGCTCATCGGCCAGGAGTCTTACCACGGCGGACTCAAGTACCTGCAGGCGCTGCTCGGCTCCGTGCCGCTGGCGCACATCGACGACGTCTGCGACGCGCACGTCTTCTGCATGGAGCAGCCGTCCATCGCCGGCCGTTTCCTCTGCGCCGCCGGGTACCCCAACATGAAGGACTTCGTCGACCACTTCTCCGCCAAGTATCCGGAGATCACGATCAAGCTCCGAGA GGTGGTAGGGGAGGGCGTGAGGGTGGGAGCTGATACAAACAAGCTCACGGATTTGGGGTTCAGATACAAGTATGGGGTGGAGGAGACGCTGGAAGGTAGTGTGGAATGCGCCAAGAGAATGGGATTGCTGTGA
- the LOC4343800 gene encoding NADPH HC-toxin reductase 1 isoform X2, translating to MYDADTFEPAIAGCEFVFLLATPFQHEPSSKYKNTAEAAVDAMRIILKQCERSKTVKRVIHTASVTAASPLREDGGEGYKDFINESCWTPLGQSHPYSSDMSAINQVYASSKTLSEKALLRYNESESRAFEVVTLACALVGGDADTTRLYHLLSVPAIVAPLIGQESYHGGLKYLQALLGSVPLAHIDDVCDAHVFCMEQPSIAGRFLCAAGYPNMKDFVDHFSAKYPEITIKLREVVGEGVRVGADTNKLTDLGFRYKYGVEETLEGSVECAKRMGLL from the exons ATGTACGACGCCGACACCTTCGAGCCGGCCATCGCCGGCTGCGagttcgtcttcctcctcgccacccCGTTTCAGCATGAACCCAGCAGCAAG TACAAGAACACCGCCGAGGCGGCCGTGGACGCGATGCGCATCATCTTGAAGCAATGCGAGCGATCAAAGACGGTGAAGCGCGTCATCCACActgcctccgtcaccgccgcctcgccgctccgggaggacggcggcgaggggtaCAAGGACTTCATCAACGAGTCCTGCTGGACTCCACTCGGCCAGTCTCACCCATACAGCAGCGACATGTCGGCTATAAATCAA GTTTACGCATCATCCAAAACGCTATCCGAAAAGGCGCTGCTGAGGTACAACGAGTCCGAGAGCAGGGCGTTCGAGGTGGTCACCCTGGCGTGcgcgctcgtcggcggcgacgccgacacCACCCGGCTCTACCACCTGCTCAGCGTCCCGGCGATCGTGGCGCCGCTCATCGGCCAGGAGTCTTACCACGGCGGACTCAAGTACCTGCAGGCGCTGCTCGGCTCCGTGCCGCTGGCGCACATCGACGACGTCTGCGACGCGCACGTCTTCTGCATGGAGCAGCCGTCCATCGCCGGCCGTTTCCTCTGCGCCGCCGGGTACCCCAACATGAAGGACTTCGTCGACCACTTCTCCGCCAAGTATCCGGAGATCACGATCAAGCTCCGAGA GGTGGTAGGGGAGGGCGTGAGGGTGGGAGCTGATACAAACAAGCTCACGGATTTGGGGTTCAGATACAAGTATGGGGTGGAGGAGACGCTGGAAGGTAGTGTGGAATGCGCCAAGAGAATGGGATTGCTGTGA
- the LOC4343802 gene encoding EID1-like F-box protein 2, translating into MVLVVKQHRCMHSASCVCIKGHLSEDALFLVFRHMNWNPRLIAVLSCVCKWFDEVAKQVLWKEFCHARAPKMMLDLHSGGSHIVDGNWKALGKLLIYCNGCTKGGLFNNIHVPGHFVFRTRFSRTAGKSFLPQQCRNDVLYVSDPCEHLDQGDEGDLGFFRGIFMSFATSKVKKMLIEKRARFHPSESCPYCKAKLWSMLEANMSPGSSSARLGAYEDSVEYFVCLNGHVIGIGTLLPLSDSEEVPEE; encoded by the coding sequence ATGGTGCTGGTGGTGAAGCAGCACCGGTGCATGCACTCGGCGAGCTGCGTTTGCATCAAGGGACACCTCAGCGAGGACGCGCTGTTCCTGGTCTTTCGTCACATGAACTGGAACCCCAGGCTGATCGCCGTGCTCTCGTGCGTGTGCAAGTGGTTCGACGAGGTCGCGAAGCAGGTGCTCTGGAAGGAGTTCTGCCACGCCAGGGCGCCGAAGATGATGCTGGATTTGCATTCGGGTGGCAGTCACATTGTCGACGGGAACTGGAAGGCGCTCGGGAAGCTTCTCATCTACTGCAATGGCTGCACAAAAGGGGGCCTCTTTAACAACATTCATGTCCCTGGGCACTTTGTGTTCAGGACACGCTTTTCGAGGACCGCGGGCAAGAGTTTCCTGCCCCAGCAGTGTAGGAATGATGTCTTATATGTCTCAGATCCATGCGAGCATCTTGATCAAGGGGATGAAGGTGACTTGGGTTTCTTCCGTGGTATCTTCATGTCGTTCGCCACCTCAAAGGTTAAGAAGATGTTGATTGAGAAGCGGGCAAGGTTCCATCCAAGCGAGTCATGTCCCTACTGTAAGGCTAAGCTGTGGAGCATGTTGGAAGCAAATATGTCGCCGGGGAGTTCTTCTGCCAGGCTTGGTGCTTACGAGGATTCTGTGGAGTATTTTGTATGCCTGAACGGACATGTCATTGGAATTGGTACCCTTCTACCTCTGTCTGATTCTGAGGAAGTACCAGAGGAGTAG